Proteins from a single region of Tautonia marina:
- a CDS encoding right-handed parallel beta-helix repeat-containing protein, which yields MASVRDYGAVGDGQSDDTEALRHAVEAGDGSLEFDRGTYRISGTVDIPLDTHGAHAIRGDGTARIVMTAAGPAFRIVGTHRGTADPGSLTESVANRERLPTVSGIEIVGEHDGAVGIELTGTMEATLHAVLIRQCLIGVHLTNRNRNVLINACHIYHGRGPRAIGVFFDAVNLHQAIIVGSHISYHRHAGIKIARSEIRNLHITGNDIEYNHDDQDNSPDSADVWIDSREGTVREGTIASNTIQAKPSPNGSNVRIEGPERDDSAGAGLWTIVGNILQSQERNLWLRFCRAVTVSGNSFASASRHSIDIDACRIISLGSNTIDHNPDYRGSFLDGIVIRRSSAINLNGMILEGVRVGRPDRGAAIAVSDSEAITIAHCQVLDPTARAIELSNVRSTMVDGCTLLDRRSEPSMTEAIRLRGQCSGVAIRGNLVTGGQSAIIAEAGDAIVVEGNLSV from the coding sequence ATGGCATCCGTCCGCGACTACGGCGCCGTCGGCGACGGCCAATCCGACGACACCGAGGCCCTTCGCCATGCCGTCGAGGCCGGTGACGGTTCACTCGAATTCGACCGAGGAACCTATCGGATCTCAGGAACGGTCGACATCCCACTCGACACCCACGGTGCACACGCCATCCGAGGCGACGGCACGGCCCGCATCGTGATGACCGCGGCGGGACCAGCCTTCCGCATCGTCGGCACCCACCGCGGGACCGCCGATCCCGGCTCGCTGACCGAATCCGTCGCCAACCGAGAGCGCCTGCCGACCGTCTCCGGTATCGAGATCGTCGGCGAGCACGACGGGGCCGTCGGCATCGAGCTGACGGGCACGATGGAAGCCACTCTTCACGCCGTCTTGATCCGTCAATGTCTCATCGGCGTTCATTTGACCAACCGCAACCGGAACGTCCTGATCAACGCCTGCCACATCTACCACGGCCGGGGACCAAGGGCGATCGGCGTCTTCTTCGACGCCGTGAACCTGCACCAGGCAATCATCGTCGGCAGCCACATCAGCTACCATCGTCACGCCGGCATCAAGATCGCCCGGAGCGAGATCCGGAACCTCCATATCACCGGCAACGACATCGAGTACAACCACGACGACCAGGACAACTCCCCCGATTCGGCCGACGTCTGGATCGACTCCAGAGAGGGGACCGTCCGCGAGGGGACGATCGCCTCGAACACGATTCAGGCCAAGCCGAGCCCCAACGGGTCGAACGTTCGCATTGAAGGCCCCGAGCGCGACGACTCGGCCGGGGCCGGGCTCTGGACGATCGTCGGCAACATCCTGCAAAGCCAGGAACGGAACCTCTGGCTCCGATTCTGCCGGGCCGTCACCGTGTCGGGCAACTCGTTTGCCTCGGCATCGCGTCATTCCATTGACATCGACGCATGTCGCATCATCAGTCTTGGATCAAACACGATCGACCACAATCCCGACTATCGAGGCTCGTTTCTCGATGGCATTGTCATCCGCCGATCCTCGGCCATCAACCTCAACGGCATGATCCTTGAAGGGGTCCGCGTCGGCCGCCCCGACCGCGGCGCGGCGATTGCCGTGAGCGACTCGGAGGCCATCACCATCGCCCACTGCCAGGTGCTCGATCCGACGGCTCGGGCGATCGAATTGAGCAACGTCCGATCCACAATGGTCGATGGTTGCACCCTGCTCGACCGCCGATCGGAACCCTCGATGACCGAGGCCATTCGCCTCCGTGGTCAGTGTTCCGGCGTGGCCATCCGGGGGAACCTCGTCACGGGAGGGCAGTCGGCCATTATCGCCGAGGCCGGAGACGCGATCGTGGTGGAGGGGAATCTCAGTGTCTGA
- a CDS encoding DUF1559 domain-containing protein, giving the protein MRCLLRRTPHRRAFTLIELLVVIAIIGVLIALLLPAVQSAREAARRAQCTNNLKQIGLGFMNFESANGFLPQGPHDGSPQAVTSDGVTPNPAGYNYDERPGIDTYGGTTCCNAAHPDGWNHFFKITPYIEMQQVYNLANFDTPPIHGGRPANFNGEDDVARVSIAIYNCPTRRSLERYGSAGFTRNDYAGNAGFFQGETYECTSSGTESPFLPLPPNGLGPIGDERATPNQGNTGRRRGAIVWSGRGATRKLADFRDGTSNSILVAEKSLPDNRWGSDGGDNERWNNSGWDEDNIRWHFPPIADSAAPALKGHCSVPSEPNTGGTLWRRMFGASHPGGMNALLGDGSVRFIKFTVNPSTFRKLCVIDDGEPLSADEF; this is encoded by the coding sequence GTGCGTTGCCTTCTTCGTCGTACCCCCCATCGTCGTGCCTTCACCCTGATTGAGTTGCTGGTGGTCATCGCGATCATCGGAGTCTTGATCGCCTTACTCTTGCCGGCGGTTCAGAGTGCCCGGGAAGCGGCTCGGCGCGCCCAGTGCACGAACAACTTGAAGCAGATCGGCCTGGGCTTCATGAACTTCGAGAGTGCCAATGGCTTCCTGCCCCAGGGACCTCATGACGGCAGCCCGCAGGCAGTGACCTCGGACGGCGTGACCCCGAATCCTGCCGGATACAACTACGACGAGCGTCCCGGAATCGATACCTACGGTGGGACCACGTGCTGCAATGCCGCCCACCCGGATGGCTGGAATCACTTCTTCAAAATCACCCCGTATATCGAAATGCAGCAGGTCTACAACCTGGCGAACTTCGACACGCCTCCGATTCACGGGGGACGGCCTGCGAACTTCAATGGTGAGGATGACGTGGCTCGCGTCTCGATCGCCATTTACAACTGCCCGACCCGCCGATCGCTGGAACGCTATGGATCGGCGGGATTTACCCGGAACGACTACGCCGGCAACGCGGGGTTCTTCCAGGGCGAAACCTACGAGTGCACGAGCTCGGGCACGGAATCGCCGTTCCTGCCGCTGCCGCCGAATGGTCTGGGACCGATCGGCGATGAACGGGCGACGCCGAACCAGGGCAATACGGGCCGTCGGCGAGGGGCAATCGTCTGGAGTGGACGGGGTGCGACTCGCAAGCTGGCCGACTTCCGCGACGGCACCTCGAACTCGATCCTCGTCGCCGAGAAGAGCCTCCCCGATAACCGATGGGGGAGTGACGGCGGCGACAACGAGCGCTGGAACAACTCCGGTTGGGACGAGGACAACATCCGCTGGCACTTCCCCCCGATCGCCGATTCGGCGGCCCCGGCCCTGAAGGGACATTGCTCCGTTCCTTCGGAGCCGAACACCGGCGGCACCCTCTGGCGTCGGATGTTCGGCGCCTCGCACCCGGGTGGCATGAACGCCCTGCTGGGTGACGGCTCGGTTCGATTCATCAAGTTCACGGTGAATCCTTCGACCTTCCGCAAACTCTGCGTGATCGACGACGGCGAACCGCTCAGCGCCGACGAATTCTAA
- a CDS encoding YncE family protein, which translates to MLPTRRALVLLVLALIAALPAGSTRADDPADEPIRRLLFVAVPGIRNYLEYGGHGLLVFDIDDGHRFLKRIPTGGLNSEGEPINVKGICASAITNRLYISTITTLQCLDLKTEQILWEIPYEGGCDRMSLSPDGKTLYLPSFEKAHWHVVDALSGDVIAKIVPDSGAHNTVYGLDGRFAYLAGLRSNLLTVADTSTHTIAKTVGPFSHSIRPFTVNGSQTRCYVNVNELLGFEIGDITTGEKLARVEVQGFNRGPVKRHGCPSHGVGLTPDESEVWVVDAYNHRLHIFDNTTMPPTQRESIAVRDEPGWITFSLDGSIAWPSTGDVIDVASRQIIATLTDEHGNPVMSEKVVEIHWQGDEPIRNGDQFGLGRVMTD; encoded by the coding sequence ATGCTCCCGACCCGCCGCGCCCTCGTCCTGCTGGTCCTCGCCCTGATCGCGGCCTTGCCAGCCGGATCGACCCGAGCCGACGACCCCGCCGACGAACCGATCCGTCGCCTGCTCTTCGTTGCCGTGCCCGGCATCCGCAACTACCTCGAATACGGCGGCCACGGCCTGCTCGTCTTTGACATCGACGATGGCCACCGCTTCCTCAAGCGCATCCCGACCGGCGGCCTGAATTCCGAGGGAGAACCGATCAACGTCAAGGGCATCTGTGCCAGTGCGATCACCAACCGCCTTTACATCAGCACCATTACCACCCTCCAATGCCTTGACCTGAAAACTGAGCAGATTCTCTGGGAAATTCCCTACGAGGGTGGTTGCGACCGCATGTCCCTTTCCCCCGACGGCAAAACCCTCTACCTCCCCTCCTTCGAGAAGGCCCACTGGCACGTCGTCGATGCCCTCAGCGGTGACGTGATCGCCAAAATCGTTCCCGATTCGGGGGCTCACAACACGGTCTACGGCCTCGATGGGCGTTTTGCCTATCTTGCGGGCCTGCGGTCGAACCTGCTCACCGTTGCCGACACCTCGACCCACACCATCGCCAAAACGGTCGGCCCCTTCTCGCACTCAATCCGCCCGTTCACGGTCAACGGATCGCAGACGCGATGCTATGTCAATGTGAACGAGTTGCTTGGCTTCGAGATCGGCGACATCACCACCGGCGAGAAGCTCGCTCGCGTCGAGGTCCAGGGCTTCAACCGAGGCCCCGTCAAGCGGCACGGTTGCCCGAGCCACGGCGTCGGCCTGACGCCCGATGAGTCTGAAGTCTGGGTCGTCGATGCCTACAACCATCGCCTCCACATCTTCGACAACACCACCATGCCCCCCACCCAACGCGAGAGCATCGCCGTCCGCGACGAGCCCGGCTGGATCACCTTCAGCCTCGACGGCTCGATCGCTTGGCCCTCGACCGGCGACGTGATCGACGTGGCCTCCCGCCAGATCATCGCCACCCTGACCGACGAACACGGCAACCCCGTCATGAGCGAGAAGGTCGTCGAGATCCACTGGCAAGGGGACGAACCGATCCGCAACGGCGACCAGTTCGGGCTCGGGCGCGTCATGACCGACTGA
- a CDS encoding YceH family protein, producing MSDASNPPERRWSPLSLRERRVLGVLVEKQKTTPDVYPMSIAGIVTGCNQKSNRDPVTSYDADDVEEILIGLRKKGAAIQVEGSGRVEKWRHNLYEWLDLRGQGMAMAVLAELMLRGAQTVGELRGRAARMDPIPDLETLQPILEMLAERGLVVFLTPPGQRRGVTVTHGLMPPEELDRVRQSVASASDRDNDEPRPARSSGGAASAGLAAEVASLRAELEALRGIVETLSTDVKTLKASLGE from the coding sequence ATGAGTGACGCAAGTAACCCACCCGAACGGCGATGGAGCCCGTTGTCCCTCCGAGAGCGGAGGGTGCTGGGCGTGCTGGTCGAGAAGCAGAAGACAACGCCGGATGTCTACCCGATGTCGATTGCGGGCATCGTGACCGGGTGCAATCAGAAGTCGAACCGCGATCCGGTGACGAGCTACGATGCCGACGACGTGGAAGAGATCCTCATCGGCCTCCGGAAGAAAGGGGCCGCGATTCAGGTCGAAGGGAGCGGCCGGGTCGAGAAGTGGCGGCATAACCTTTATGAGTGGCTCGACTTGCGAGGCCAGGGCATGGCGATGGCCGTCCTGGCCGAGCTGATGCTTCGAGGCGCCCAGACCGTCGGCGAGCTGCGCGGGCGGGCCGCCCGGATGGACCCGATTCCGGACCTGGAGACCTTGCAGCCGATCCTGGAGATGCTGGCCGAGCGGGGCCTGGTCGTCTTCCTGACCCCTCCCGGTCAGCGCAGAGGGGTGACGGTCACGCATGGCCTGATGCCGCCCGAGGAGCTGGATCGGGTCCGACAGAGTGTCGCCTCGGCGAGCGACCGTGATAACGACGAGCCGCGACCGGCGCGGTCGAGCGGCGGCGCGGCGTCGGCCGGCCTGGCGGCCGAGGTCGCGAGCCTGCGGGCCGAACTGGAGGCGCTTCGGGGGATCGTGGAGACCCTTTCGACCGACGTGAAAACGTTGAAAGCGTCACTCGGTGAGTGA
- a CDS encoding M16 family metallopeptidase, with protein MARRRTAEALPVHHGQLPVVERVLENGMRVLVLPRPSAAVVVCDLYYPVGSVDEPAGKSGLAHFVEHMLFKGTKRFPKGLIDRLTFVSAGEVNAETDEDCTHYWFRFPRDRWELALELEADRMRGALFDPLEIESERHVIQEERAREMDSPSGRLDEQFLLHCYHDHPYRNPIIGWPEDLAEISIDDLRTFYDQHYRPDGTVLVLAGDLEADRVFDAVAHGFGQIPAGRLIRPDVPEVEPSQVERRRFELVEPDAIARGLIGWHTVPRGHSDAPALGVLADLLTCGRRSRLWETLVESGQMATYVDAMHDPAHLAGQLVVQIEAVPGVDPKRIEGVVRRELDRLTVEGPTPEELLRSRRRLEAAWRWQQDDLPGLVGGLGVTALWGRWTDWLESHRAALAVSADDIRRVASAYLAESRETVGWARPRSGRSTLAMLPATSPQVPPSPPVASPASARSTCPMSELPLGVAAGSAPTLPNYRPRSRFLANGLRIITERHPGAGVVALELFIDADSTREAVPGAAYLTGRLLEEGTARHSAEQLAEAVEDVGAVLDAGSTGASLQMRAEDLALGVEVLADLVRRPTFPDDAVDWARRRTVAELRGDRDDPAFRADLIFRSLVYGDHPYARDPRGTPRQLSALTRADVLAHHRQFFAPDNAVMVVVGDYDPRTLRTLLARHFGDWTPSGIPPASVPFPVRSTRPRLRRVDHPGEQVHLMIGHLGVERCHPDFETLAVLDHIFGSGPGFTDRLNATLRDDLGLAYNVSGGMTDSADRAPGLFRVYVGTGPAEADLATAAVLDQIQALHQGAFSDDEVAQAIHYLRGSWVFDYQSVNQRSERLVDLAYYGLPLDTPIRLPSRLARITPDAVRRAAQTHIDPTALARVEYGPIRGRGRSDRSECA; from the coding sequence ATGGCCCGACGTCGGACCGCCGAGGCCCTCCCGGTCCATCATGGTCAGCTTCCCGTCGTCGAACGGGTGCTGGAGAACGGGATGCGCGTGCTCGTGCTTCCCCGGCCCAGCGCCGCGGTCGTCGTCTGCGATTTGTACTATCCGGTCGGCTCGGTCGATGAGCCGGCGGGAAAATCCGGCCTGGCCCACTTCGTTGAACACATGCTGTTCAAGGGGACCAAACGCTTCCCCAAGGGGCTCATTGACCGCCTCACCTTCGTCTCGGCCGGTGAGGTTAACGCCGAGACCGACGAGGATTGCACCCACTACTGGTTTCGCTTCCCCCGAGATCGCTGGGAGCTGGCTCTCGAACTCGAAGCCGACCGGATGAGAGGGGCCTTGTTCGACCCTCTGGAGATCGAATCGGAACGCCACGTCATTCAGGAAGAACGGGCCCGAGAGATGGATTCCCCCTCGGGCCGGCTCGACGAGCAGTTCCTTCTGCACTGCTACCACGACCACCCGTATCGCAATCCGATCATCGGCTGGCCCGAAGACCTGGCCGAGATCTCGATTGACGACCTTCGAACCTTCTACGACCAGCATTACCGACCCGACGGCACCGTGCTCGTGCTGGCCGGCGACCTGGAGGCCGACCGGGTCTTCGACGCCGTGGCCCACGGCTTCGGTCAGATTCCCGCCGGCCGCCTGATCCGCCCAGACGTTCCCGAGGTCGAGCCCTCGCAGGTCGAGCGGCGACGCTTTGAGCTGGTCGAGCCCGACGCCATCGCCCGCGGCCTGATCGGCTGGCACACCGTCCCCCGAGGCCATTCCGACGCCCCGGCCCTGGGAGTTCTGGCCGACCTGCTCACCTGCGGCCGCCGCTCTCGGCTCTGGGAAACCCTGGTTGAAAGCGGCCAGATGGCGACGTACGTTGATGCGATGCACGATCCGGCCCACCTGGCCGGTCAACTGGTCGTGCAGATCGAGGCCGTTCCCGGCGTCGATCCCAAGCGCATCGAAGGCGTTGTCCGCCGCGAGCTGGACCGCCTGACCGTCGAGGGACCGACTCCCGAGGAATTGCTCCGCTCCCGGCGCCGCCTGGAAGCCGCCTGGCGATGGCAGCAAGACGACCTGCCGGGCCTGGTCGGTGGCCTCGGCGTGACGGCCCTTTGGGGACGCTGGACCGACTGGCTTGAATCGCACCGTGCCGCCCTGGCCGTCTCGGCCGACGACATCCGCCGCGTCGCTTCGGCCTACCTGGCCGAATCCCGGGAGACGGTCGGCTGGGCGCGTCCCCGATCGGGCCGCTCGACGCTCGCCATGCTTCCCGCGACGTCGCCGCAGGTTCCGCCGTCTCCTCCGGTCGCTTCCCCCGCCTCGGCCCGATCAACCTGCCCGATGTCCGAGTTGCCCCTTGGCGTGGCCGCCGGATCGGCTCCGACCCTGCCGAACTATCGACCTCGTTCCCGGTTCCTCGCCAACGGGCTTCGGATCATCACCGAACGACACCCCGGCGCGGGGGTCGTTGCCCTTGAGCTCTTCATTGATGCCGACTCGACACGCGAAGCGGTCCCCGGCGCCGCCTATCTGACCGGCCGGTTACTCGAAGAAGGGACCGCCCGCCACTCGGCCGAGCAACTGGCCGAGGCGGTCGAGGATGTCGGCGCAGTCCTTGACGCAGGATCCACGGGGGCCTCGCTCCAGATGCGAGCCGAAGACCTGGCCCTCGGCGTCGAGGTGCTGGCCGACCTCGTCCGCCGACCGACCTTCCCCGACGACGCGGTGGACTGGGCCCGCCGTCGCACCGTGGCCGAATTGCGGGGCGATCGCGACGACCCGGCCTTCCGAGCCGATCTGATCTTCCGGAGTCTCGTTTACGGCGATCACCCCTACGCCCGAGATCCCCGAGGGACACCTCGGCAGCTTTCCGCGCTCACTCGTGCCGACGTGCTGGCGCATCATCGCCAGTTCTTTGCGCCAGACAACGCCGTGATGGTCGTGGTGGGGGATTATGATCCGCGAACCCTTCGGACGTTGCTGGCTCGCCATTTCGGTGACTGGACGCCCAGCGGCATTCCTCCGGCGTCGGTGCCGTTTCCGGTCCGATCAACCCGCCCCCGGCTGCGTCGGGTCGACCATCCGGGGGAACAAGTGCATTTGATGATCGGTCACCTCGGCGTGGAACGGTGCCACCCCGACTTTGAGACCCTGGCCGTGCTCGACCACATTTTCGGCTCCGGCCCTGGTTTCACCGACCGCCTGAATGCCACCTTGCGCGACGACCTGGGACTGGCCTACAACGTCTCGGGCGGCATGACCGACTCGGCCGATCGCGCACCGGGCTTGTTCCGCGTCTACGTCGGCACCGGCCCGGCCGAGGCCGACCTGGCCACCGCCGCCGTCCTCGACCAGATCCAGGCCCTCCATCAAGGGGCCTTTAGCGACGACGAGGTGGCCCAGGCGATTCACTACCTGCGCGGTTCCTGGGTCTTCGACTATCAGTCCGTCAACCAGCGGTCCGAACGGCTCGTCGATCTCGCCTACTACGGATTGCCCCTCGACACCCCGATCCGCCTGCCGTCTCGCCTGGCCCGGATCACGCCAGACGCCGTCCGTCGCGCTGCCCAAACTCACATCGACCCGACCGCGCTGGCCCGGGTCGAATACGGCCCGATCCGCGGTCGAGGCCGATCCGATCGCTCCGAGTGCGCCTGA